Genomic segment of Aulosira sp. FACHB-615:
CAATCACAATCAAGTCTTAGTTACACATTTAGCTGCTGATCAAGAAAAATTTTATCCTTGTACTGATTCAGACGTAATTAACCAAGTTAAACAAAAATATAAAATTCCTAATCAGCCTTATCTCTTAACTTTATCAACCCTAGAGCCAAGAAAAAATATTGCTCATGTTATTCGGGCTTTTTTGAGACTAATTCAAACCCATAATATTCATGACCTCAATCTAGTATTGGTAGGTACAAAAGGATGGCAATATGAAGAAATTTTTGCAGAAATAGACAAATTCCAAGAATTAAAAGACCGAATTATTATTACAGGTTTTGTACCTGATGAAGATTTAGCACCTTTATATTCCGGTGCATTAGCATTTTTATATGTGTCCTTTTATGAAGGTTTTGGCTTACCACCATTAGAAGCTATGCAATGCGGAACTCCGGTAATTACATCGAATACTTCTTCTTTACCCGAAGTTGTTGGAGATGCTGGAATTATGCTTGATCCTAATGACACATCAGGACTTGAGAATAATATACTGCGATTATATTCTGAACCAGAATTGCGAAAAAACTTAGCGAAAAAATCCCTTCAACAAGCTCAGAATTTCAGTTGGGATAAATATATTCAAGAAACTATTAAAATTTACGAACTAGCTAAAGCCAAATCTCAAACTTTACCTCGACGTAATATTTTAATTGATGGTGTCTTCTTTCAACTCTATCAAACAGGAATTGCTAGAGTTTGGCGGAGTTTGCTAGAGCAATGGTCAAATAGTGAATTTGCTAATCACATTTTAGTATTAGATAGAGGCAATACAGCACCCAAAATTAATGGTATCCGTTATCGTACAATCCCTGTTTATGACTATAACGATACCGATACAGATAAACAGATGCTTCAAGAAATATGTGATGAGGAAGGTGCAGATTTATTTATCTCTTCTTACTATACAACCTCATTAACAACACCTTCTGTATTCATGGCTTACGATATGATACCAGAGGTGTTGGGATGGGATGTAATTAATAATCCTATGTGGCGAGAAAAGCATTTAGCGATTCAAAGTGCATCTGCTTACATTGCTATTTCTCAACATACAGCGCGTGACATTAACAAATATTTCCCAGAAATATCTGTAGATTCTGTTACTGTTGCTCATTGTGGTGTTAATAGTAATTTTTCACCAGCAAAATCTGAAGAGGTTAATAGTTTTAAATCGAAGTATGGTATTACAAAGCCTTACTTTATTGTAGTTGGGGCTAGTAATGGTTATAAGAATAGTATGCTATTCTTCCAAGCATTTTCTCAGCTTGCCAGTAGCTATGGATTCGATATTATTTGTACAGGTAGTGGTGGGGTATTAGCGCCAGAATTTAGAGTTTGTACGTCGGGTAGTTCTGTTTATATGTTGCAACTTAGTGATGAGGAGTTAGCAACAGCTTATTCTGGTGCAGTGGCATTGGTTTATCCTTCTAAATATGAAGGTTTTGGGATGCCAATTGTTGAAGCAATGGCTTGTGGTTGTCCGGTGATTACTTGTCCGAATGCTTCAATTCCAGAAGTAGCAGGAGAGGCTGCAATATATGTGAAGGATGATGATGTAGATGGAATGGTAAATGCTTTATGTGATATCCAAAAGCCGAGGGTTCGTCAAGCATTGATTGAGGCTGGTTTGGCGCAAGCACAAAAATTTTCTTGGACGAAAATGGCTGATATTGTTAGTACTACATTGATTAATGCTAGTCTGCTATCTTTGAAGTTGAAGGAAATTAATGTTATTGTTTTCCCTGATTGGTCGCAATCGGAAGAGTTGCTGGGGTTAGAATTGGAATCTGTAATTAAAGCGATCGCAACTTATCCAGATAGTCAAAAAACTACTTTATTAATTAACACCAGTAATATTTCCACTGAGGATGCAGAACTATTACTTTCTGGCATCACCATGAATCTTTTGATGGAAGAGGACTTAGATATCAGTGAGGGATTAGAAATTGCTTTGGTTGGTAGTTTAGCAGATATTCAATGGCAAGCTTTATTACCTCGTCTCAGCAGCCGAATTATTTTAGGATATGAAGATAAGGCAATTGTGGCAGAACTCCCAATAGAGACACTACCAGCTTATGAACTAGAAAGCTTTATTAATCAACTTTGTGTTTTATAAAGTTTGAACTAACAGTTTGAATAATTTTAGTTAATGGTGAGTGCTTTAGTATTAAGGCACTCACTCTAGTTTAAAAAGAAGGAGAAGATAACTTGATTAGCACCACAGAAGAATTGAGTAATGATTCAGATTTTCTAAATACTAACGATATTAATATAATTGTTTTTCTTGACTGGTCACAGGCAGAAGATAATCTTTATCAAGATTTAGAAAAGGTAATTTATGCAGTCAATAATCATCCTGCTAGTAGTCAGATAAATCTAATGATTGATATTAGCGATGTTGCGGAAGATGTTGCTAATTTAGTATTGTCTGGTGTATTGATGAATCTGCTGATGGCGGATGATGCTGATGTTAGTGCAGGTTGTGAAGTTTCGCTAGTTGATAGTTCGGATTTTCAGCAATGGGAGATGATATCTCATCAAGTTCATGCGCGAATTATTTTAGATAACATTCATCCAGCCTCAATCACTAATATTTCTGAATATGCAATTGATGAATTTAGTACTATATCAATAGTGCAATTGATTTATGATTTAGCAAATAGATTATTTCAAATAGGATATTGGCAAGGAGCGATCGCACAATATCAAAAACTGCTAGGATTGCAAATCAATAACTTAGAAATTTACAGAAATTTAATTCATTGTTACAGAAGCTCTCAGCAAAATGAGGCTTATTATACAACACTACATCAGGCGATCGCACTCTATCCCACAGAAGGGAGT
This window contains:
- a CDS encoding glycosyltransferase; this translates as MKCKICNSNSHFFGKNLLLNKYNVNYFQCSNCGFVQTEEPYWLEEAYSDVIGKSDSGLLFRNQYCSQKAYQIIFNIFNHQSRFLDYGAGYGLFVRMMRDSGFDFYWLDKFCNNIFAKGYTTNGNESYELVTAFEVFEHFVNPIEEIENILKFSRNILFSTEILPINNPKPDEWWYYVPQEGQHTSIYTLKSLEIIADKYNLNFYSSNISYNGITLHLLTENKLVPNVFNNLCQSPIKEIRKVSLLNQITEIKIALDIAVLGLGTILETAKTGVFRVTENLLKGLLKSPQCCIYLCTSEPDLLEACQIYINQNLEYKNLPVFYLSQLQDLNIDIYHSTYYPLPHNIYFATRIITLYDLIPILYPQYFNYNSEHIVKTIIDQIDPNDFVCCISESTQQDICAYRQNLNHNQVLVTHLAADQEKFYPCTDSDVINQVKQKYKIPNQPYLLTLSTLEPRKNIAHVIRAFLRLIQTHNIHDLNLVLVGTKGWQYEEIFAEIDKFQELKDRIIITGFVPDEDLAPLYSGALAFLYVSFYEGFGLPPLEAMQCGTPVITSNTSSLPEVVGDAGIMLDPNDTSGLENNILRLYSEPELRKNLAKKSLQQAQNFSWDKYIQETIKIYELAKAKSQTLPRRNILIDGVFFQLYQTGIARVWRSLLEQWSNSEFANHILVLDRGNTAPKINGIRYRTIPVYDYNDTDTDKQMLQEICDEEGADLFISSYYTTSLTTPSVFMAYDMIPEVLGWDVINNPMWREKHLAIQSASAYIAISQHTARDINKYFPEISVDSVTVAHCGVNSNFSPAKSEEVNSFKSKYGITKPYFIVVGASNGYKNSMLFFQAFSQLASSYGFDIICTGSGGVLAPEFRVCTSGSSVYMLQLSDEELATAYSGAVALVYPSKYEGFGMPIVEAMACGCPVITCPNASIPEVAGEAAIYVKDDDVDGMVNALCDIQKPRVRQALIEAGLAQAQKFSWTKMADIVSTTLINASLLSLKLKEINVIVFPDWSQSEELLGLELESVIKAIATYPDSQKTTLLINTSNISTEDAELLLSGITMNLLMEEDLDISEGLEIALVGSLADIQWQALLPRLSSRIILGYEDKAIVAELPIETLPAYELESFINQLCVL